From the Robbsia betulipollinis genome, the window AGATCCTGAACGGCGTGTTGCCCATGCTGGCCGACTATCGCTGGCCGGGCAATGTACGCGAATTGCAGAATGTGATCGAACGGATCGGGGTCGAACTCGCGCCGGGAGGCGCGCTTGCCGGCACGCGCCTGACCGGCGAACGGCTCGGCGGCATCGCTCCCGAGCTCATCGGCGGCGACCGGCGGGCGTTTTCCCTGAAAGCCCGCGCGCGGCGGATCGAGATCGACGAGATCCGCACGGCGCTCGCGGGCTGCGGCGGAGACCGCGACAAGGCATGCGCGGTACTGGGTATCAGCAAGACGACATTGTGGCGGCGGTTGCGCGAGGCTTAAGGAAGCCTGTCGTGGCTGACCGCGTACCGCATGGCCACCGCGATTTTTAATCGATAATTAAGATTATGTTAAATTAAGAAATCGGCGTGGCCGGAGCGCGTCTTTGCGCCGCCACCCACCCAGGCGAACGCGGCTGCCGCGGCTTTCGAACGCCGCGACGCGGCGGCGGCGATCGCGCCCGCATCCGGCGTCTATTGCTTGCGCGCCGCCATCATCGCCTGATCGAAAGTGCCGCCATCGGCGAAATGCGTTTGCTGCGCCTTGTCCCAACTGCCGAATACCTGATCCACCGTGAACGTCTTGATCGGCGGGAAATCGCCTTGATGCCGCTGCATCACCTGCGGATCGCGCGGACGCAGATGGTGTCCGGCGATGATTTCCTGACCCGCCGGCGAATACAGGAAGTCCAGATAGGCTTTCGCCTGGGTGCGCGTTTTGTGGGCATCGACATATTTATCGACGATCGCCACCGGTGGCTCGGCAAGCAGGCTCGACGACGGATAGATCGTTTCGAACTTCCCCGGACCGAATTCCTGCTGAATCAGCGCGACCTCGTTCTCGAACGTGACCAGAACGTCTCCCAGGCCGCGTTGCGCGAAACTGGTCGTGGCGCCGCGGCCACCCGTGTCCAGCACGGGGATGTTTTTCAGGATCTGGGTGACGAGGATTTTCGCCTGTGCGTCGTTGCCGCCGTGCTGCAATCGCCAGCCCCAGGCGGCAAGGTAGCTGTAGCGACCGTTGCCCGAGGTTTTCGGATTCGGCAGGATGACGGCGGTGCCGGGTTTCGCCAGATCGTCCCAGTCCCTGATCTTTTTGGGATTGCCCTTTCGGACGAGGAACACCATCGTCGTCGTATAGGGGCTCGCGCCATAGGGAAAGGCCTGACGCCAGTTCCTGTCGACCAGACCGCCCCGCTGCACCAGCAGATCGATGTCGCTGGTCTGATTCATCGTCACGACATCGGCCTGCAGGCCCTGAAGGACCGAGAGCGCCTGCGGGCTCGAGCCGCCATGCGACTGCCGCACCGTGATCGACTCCCCCGACGATTTTTTCCAACTTGCGACGAACGCGACGTCGATGTCCCTGTACAGCTCGCGCGTGACATCGTACGAGACGTTCAGCAGCGCGGTATCCGCGCGCGCGGCGCCGGTCGCGCAGACCGTCGCCAATACGAGGCCGCCGATGCAGGCCAGCCGCGCCGTTTTGTTCTTCATCTCGTTTCCCATTGTTCGTTTCGTCGCTTTTCACCGCTTCCAGTCGTGATTTTCGCCACGTATTCCGCTTGGGTCAATACCGCGAAGGATGGGCGTGCCGCGCGCTGCGGGGTATCGCCTGCGATTGCCGACCGTGCCGGACGCCTTGCGCGTTGCCGCGCTTGTTCGGGTTTATACTTAAAATTTATATAATTCAAAAAAAGTCAAGAACAAAAAATAATTGTATTTATAAATTGATTCATGCGATTGATTGATTCGCGTGAAAAACCTTCCGATGTGTCGATTTTGCCCGGTCTTGCCCAGTCTGGGCACGGCTGGGAACGCTTCATTGCTTTCGGGATCGCAATCACGCTGCCCGATGCGGAATGGGTCTGAAAACCACAATCATGTGCGCAAACGCACAAAGCGCGGCGAAAACCGGCGCATTGTGTCTCATTCTGGTGCGAAAACGAGGAAATTCGTCCGGGCCGCACCGCCTGGAGGCGTCAAAGGAAGATGTTTGTCAAAACATTGCGATAAGGGGAAAAAATCATTATTGACGAACTCCCGGCATCCGCGAACAATACGTCCCGCAGCACTTATTGCTTGATGGCTGCGAAGGCCGCAGTGACCAGGCATTATTCGGACGGCCGAAACATCGGCGGCGTCCACTTTATGCACAAACTTGGAAGAAAAATGGCAACCGGTATCGTAAAATGGTTCAACGACGCTAAGGGCTTCGGTTTCATCACGCCGGACGACGGTGGTGAGGATCTGTTCGCGCACTTCTCCGAAGTTCGCGCCGACGGTTTCAAGTCCCTTCAGGAAAACCAGAAGGTCAGCTTCGAAGTGAAGCAGGGCCCGAAGGGTAAGCAAGCGTCCAACATCCAGCCGCTGTAAGGTTCCGGTAGCCGGTCCGTTGCGTCGCTGTTCCGCAATCGCGCGACAGCGGCGCAACGGTGGTATCCCGATGCCTTCAGGCAACGCGCTTCTTTGGCGGTGCACAGTCAGTCACTGGCACGCTGCACCCCGTTTTGCGTCCGCTTTCGTTTCGTGGCACCCGCTCGGGCAGCCCACGCGGCGCGCTGCGCTTTCCTCCCATTTCCCCGCCGTTTTCCTGCCGTCCCCTTCCCCGTAGTGTTTTACGCAGTCGCCATTCCTGTCGCCTTCCCCGTGCGCCATGCGTCGGACCCGTTGCGTCGGTGCGCGACCGACACGTCATTTTCGCAATGTTCGTTCGATCAACGGCGAATCCACCGCCAGGATGCGGTACGCGGTTTCTCTTCGGTTCCCGGTCCGATATTGCCGGCCTTCCGCTGCTGCTGAATGATGCGGTCCGCGACGCGCATCGCCAGCCCACTGGGTTTCCAGGAAAGCTCTTCGATCATCGGATGCGCGTCGATGGCCCGCTGCAAATCGAACGAACGAAACGACGGCTGGCGCCGGATGAATGCGACGGCATCGTCTTGTACGACTTGTGGAATCTCGACCCCCTGCACTTTCATTACGGTTCCAAAATTTTGACTGACGGCATCGGCATGGGCGGCGCCATCCCGAATTCATGTACGACAACTTTCCCGATTTGGATCAGAGCGCGTCGTTTTTCCCGCTTTTCGCTCTCGTATCCCGCACGGGTCCGATTGACTCCCTACCTGTTTAACGGATCAACCGGCGCGGACTTTAGCCCTCGCGTGCCGCGATACCGTCACGGGCGATACAGGATGGAAAGAGCGGTATCGCGTTAAAGCTGGCAAACTGTCGTCCTCACCGCACGCCTCTCTGCGCGCGGCTGCCTTCTGGAAGATGTCATGAGCACGCCTCCCCCCGCCGCGCCGCCGGCTTCGGCCTCAGCCACGGCACCGGCGCCTTTCACGGGCGGCAAACTGGTGCTCGCCACCATCGCCGTCGCGCTCGCCACCTTCATGAACGTGCTGGACTCGTCGATCGCCAATGTCGCGATCCCCACGATTTCGGGTAACCTCGGCGTCTCGGTGGACGAGGGCACGTGGGTCGTCACGGTGTTCGCCGCGGCGAATGCCGTATCGATTCCGCTGACGGGCTGGCTGACGCAGCGCATCGGTCAGATCAAGCTTTTCGTGAGTGCGATCCTGCTGTTCGTCATGTCCTCATGGCTTTGCGGGCTCGCGCCGAATCTGCCGGTGCTGCTCGCCGCGCGGGTGCTTCAGGGGGCGGTCGCCGGACCGTTGATCCCTTTGTCGCAGGCGATCCTGCTCGGGTCCTATCCCAAGGAAAAAGCGTCGATGGCCCTGGCGCTGTGGGGCATGACAGCGGTCGTCGGACCCATTGCCGGCCCGTCGATCGGCGGCTGGATTACCGACAGCTACAGCTGGTCGTGGATCTTCTATATCAATATTCCGGTCGGGTTGTTCTCGGCCGGCGTGACCTGGTTTCTCTATCGCCAGCGCGAATCGCCCACGCGCAAGGTACCGATCGACCGGGTGGGACTGCTGCTGTTGATCACCTGGGTGGCGTCTTTGCAGATCATGCTGGACAAGGGGCGGGACCTCGATTGGTTCGCTTCGCCGCTGGTGGTCTGGCTCGGGGTGATCGCGGCGA encodes:
- a CDS encoding sulfate ABC transporter substrate-binding protein, producing the protein MKNKTARLACIGGLVLATVCATGAARADTALLNVSYDVTRELYRDIDVAFVASWKKSSGESITVRQSHGGSSPQALSVLQGLQADVVTMNQTSDIDLLVQRGGLVDRNWRQAFPYGASPYTTTMVFLVRKGNPKKIRDWDDLAKPGTAVILPNPKTSGNGRYSYLAAWGWRLQHGGNDAQAKILVTQILKNIPVLDTGGRGATTSFAQRGLGDVLVTFENEVALIQQEFGPGKFETIYPSSSLLAEPPVAIVDKYVDAHKTRTQAKAYLDFLYSPAGQEIIAGHHLRPRDPQVMQRHQGDFPPIKTFTVDQVFGSWDKAQQTHFADGGTFDQAMMAARKQ
- a CDS encoding cold-shock protein, with amino-acid sequence MATGIVKWFNDAKGFGFITPDDGGEDLFAHFSEVRADGFKSLQENQKVSFEVKQGPKGKQASNIQPL